One window from the genome of Pedobacter schmidteae encodes:
- a CDS encoding TonB-dependent receptor: MNFFTFFGAVFKLQPKATQFILVMKLTTILLITGLLQVSASSYSQKITLKQKNASIDFVLKSIEKQSDYVFLYDKLEVSKSDKVSIDVRDASVEQVLEICLKDLPLTYKVFNRTIILKKKELTSTLIQFETIKGRVLDENGVPIPGASVKIKGKSGTAITNATGEFVINAESGDVLVISYVGAKTQEVLIGNQKQLRIVLKDEVQSLDDFVVVGYGKQKRINLSGAVDGITSKEIENRPITNIGAGLQGLIPNLNIGNGSGRATDSTSLNIRGVTSIGGLTGDKSKDKPYASPYILVDNVPYTAGELSLLNPNDIESVTVLKDAASAAIYGARASFGVILITTKNPKIGKLSISANAFYAYKTLGKLPQTITDPYLSYTTKHEAAFPYYPQLFNDEAIRNYAKQRSENPSLPGVYVNPSNANQWIYVASTDWFKEAFNTTSPSYNANVNISKKTEDIGYMVSAEYQKNDGVIKNASEVYDRYNLRSKVDLKLNKWLNVGNNTAFTSSLYNAPTSSLDNFSYFWEINRQNSLDAVYNPDGTYTAAGANTIGRVQKGGRTIQKYNNFLTTFNATAAVIKDVFDIKADVTFRRNTGIRSGGDFKVPFSSGPNTATQYQGPGTSYIRADNSETRNNITNLYADFHKTIDKHYFQALAGYNQEYRYDQLSWVSKTGLISSTLPSLNLATGTVNNIGENINEWAVRGLFYRLNYIYNDKYILELNGRYDGTSKFPKNDRWGFFPSASMGWVVSNEGFLTSIKDDIKLGLLKLRGSYGSLGNQDVGAYAYIVNMNAGAIGQVIEGTRPTGVTQPDPVSPSLTWEKVSTVNFGVDMSWFNNRLDVNFDKYTRYTNGMLTKGKTLPGVFGAKEPYLNAADLKTKGWELRVGWKDVATIAQSQFSYGVGINLADSRSFITKFDNPTKTITDYYVGQEIGEIWGLETEGFFQSAQELASHANQQVFVSDDAGGTFGVGDLKWKDQNGDGVINKGKNTADDHGDLIRIGNTSQRYTFGVDLNLAWKGFDIRSFFMGVGKQDFYPRNNNVYFWSVFAQPWTNPTVQALDKWSPETPNAYFPRLKSYIAEDVSELGYPQTRYLQNFAYIRLKNLTIGYTLPQTIMKKLQLSRVRVYFSGENLFDKSGVKFNLDPEALSGNVYPFQKTYSFGLNVTL, from the coding sequence ATGAATTTTTTTACATTCTTTGGTGCAGTATTTAAACTGCAGCCTAAGGCAACGCAATTTATACTGGTTATGAAGCTCACAACAATTCTATTAATCACTGGCCTGCTTCAGGTAAGTGCAAGTAGTTATAGCCAAAAAATAACACTGAAGCAGAAAAATGCTTCCATTGACTTCGTCTTAAAATCCATCGAAAAACAAAGTGATTATGTTTTTTTATACGATAAATTGGAAGTCTCAAAATCAGACAAGGTATCCATTGATGTAAGGGATGCTTCGGTAGAGCAGGTTCTTGAAATTTGCCTGAAAGATCTGCCCTTAACCTACAAGGTATTTAACCGTACCATTATCCTCAAAAAAAAGGAATTGACCAGTACGTTGATTCAGTTTGAAACGATTAAAGGCCGGGTGCTGGATGAAAATGGTGTCCCTATACCTGGTGCAAGTGTAAAAATTAAGGGGAAATCGGGAACCGCGATTACCAATGCCACCGGGGAGTTTGTTATTAATGCAGAATCGGGCGATGTGCTGGTTATTTCTTATGTGGGGGCTAAAACCCAGGAAGTACTGATTGGAAACCAAAAGCAACTGCGTATTGTGTTAAAGGACGAAGTACAGTCACTGGATGATTTTGTAGTTGTAGGGTATGGAAAGCAAAAAAGAATAAACCTGAGTGGAGCTGTAGATGGAATTACGTCAAAAGAAATTGAAAACCGTCCAATAACGAATATAGGAGCAGGTTTGCAAGGCTTGATCCCTAACTTAAACATTGGAAACGGTAGCGGAAGGGCGACCGATTCTACTTCTTTGAATATCAGGGGAGTAACTTCCATTGGTGGGTTGACCGGAGATAAGTCAAAAGATAAACCCTACGCCAGTCCATATATTTTGGTAGATAACGTTCCTTATACAGCGGGCGAATTGAGCTTGCTTAATCCAAATGACATTGAAAGTGTAACCGTACTGAAGGATGCAGCATCTGCGGCGATATATGGTGCAAGGGCCTCATTTGGGGTGATTTTAATTACAACCAAGAACCCAAAAATTGGTAAGTTGAGTATCAGCGCGAATGCTTTTTATGCCTATAAAACTCTAGGTAAGCTGCCTCAAACCATTACCGATCCTTATTTATCTTATACCACAAAGCACGAGGCTGCGTTTCCGTACTATCCTCAGCTGTTTAATGACGAGGCCATCAGGAATTATGCGAAGCAAAGATCCGAAAATCCTTCGCTGCCGGGCGTTTATGTAAATCCCTCAAATGCGAATCAATGGATTTATGTCGCTTCTACCGATTGGTTTAAAGAAGCATTTAATACAACGTCTCCAAGTTATAATGCCAATGTTAATATCTCTAAAAAGACAGAAGATATTGGTTATATGGTTTCTGCCGAATACCAGAAAAATGATGGCGTAATTAAAAATGCCAGTGAAGTTTATGATCGTTACAATTTAAGGTCTAAAGTTGATTTGAAATTAAACAAATGGCTGAATGTGGGAAACAATACTGCATTTACAAGTTCATTGTATAATGCACCGACGTCATCATTGGATAATTTTAGCTATTTCTGGGAAATCAATCGCCAGAACTCCTTAGACGCAGTATACAATCCTGATGGTACTTATACCGCTGCAGGTGCCAATACCATTGGCCGGGTGCAGAAGGGGGGAAGAACAATTCAGAAATACAACAACTTCCTGACTACCTTTAATGCAACCGCTGCGGTGATTAAAGATGTTTTTGATATCAAAGCTGATGTAACTTTCAGACGTAATACAGGAATAAGAAGTGGTGGCGATTTTAAAGTGCCATTTAGCAGCGGCCCGAACACGGCAACCCAGTATCAAGGCCCGGGTACCTCGTATATACGTGCGGATAATTCAGAAACAAGGAATAACATTACGAACCTGTATGCAGACTTCCATAAAACAATCGACAAACATTATTTCCAGGCACTTGCGGGATATAACCAGGAGTATAGATATGATCAGCTATCATGGGTAAGTAAAACCGGGTTAATCAGCAGCACACTTCCATCTTTAAATCTGGCCACAGGAACCGTAAACAATATTGGCGAGAACATCAATGAATGGGCTGTAAGAGGTTTATTTTATCGCTTAAACTATATTTATAACGACAAATATATATTGGAACTTAACGGTCGTTATGATGGTACGTCCAAGTTCCCTAAAAATGACAGGTGGGGATTTTTTCCATCAGCTTCTATGGGTTGGGTGGTATCAAATGAAGGATTCCTGACATCTATCAAAGACGACATTAAGCTCGGCTTACTGAAATTGAGAGGATCTTATGGCTCTTTGGGTAACCAGGATGTAGGTGCTTACGCTTATATTGTAAATATGAATGCGGGTGCCATAGGGCAGGTTATTGAGGGGACGCGGCCAACAGGTGTAACTCAACCGGATCCGGTTTCTCCAAGTTTGACCTGGGAAAAAGTATCAACTGTGAATTTTGGTGTGGACATGAGTTGGTTTAACAACAGGCTGGATGTTAATTTTGATAAATATACCCGTTATACCAATGGCATGCTAACTAAAGGCAAAACCTTGCCAGGTGTGTTTGGAGCAAAGGAACCATACTTGAATGCGGCCGATTTAAAAACCAAAGGTTGGGAATTGAGAGTTGGCTGGAAAGATGTGGCCACTATAGCACAAAGTCAGTTCTCGTATGGTGTAGGTATCAATCTGGCAGATAGCCGTTCGTTCATCACCAAGTTTGACAACCCGACCAAAACGATTACAGATTATTATGTAGGACAGGAAATAGGAGAGATCTGGGGACTGGAAACGGAAGGCTTTTTCCAATCCGCTCAGGAACTGGCAAGTCACGCTAATCAACAGGTTTTTGTATCCGATGATGCCGGAGGTACTTTTGGAGTGGGTGACTTAAAATGGAAAGATCAGAATGGCGACGGTGTTATTAATAAAGGAAAGAATACTGCCGACGATCATGGTGATCTGATCAGAATTGGCAATACCAGTCAACGTTATACTTTCGGGGTTGATTTGAACCTGGCCTGGAAAGGATTTGATATCCGTTCATTTTTTATGGGGGTAGGTAAGCAGGATTTTTATCCTCGAAATAATAATGTTTATTTCTGGAGTGTTTTTGCTCAGCCATGGACAAACCCAACGGTACAAGCGTTGGATAAATGGTCGCCAGAAACGCCAAATGCTTATTTTCCTCGATTAAAATCTTATATCGCCGAAGATGTATCGGAATTGGGATACCCGCAAACCAGATATCTTCAGAATTTTGCCTACATCAGACTCAAAAACCTGACGATAGGTTATACGTTGCCTCAAACAATCATGAAAAAGTTGCAGCTGAGCCGGGTAAGGGTATACTTCAGTGGAGAAAATCTTTTTGACAAATCCGGCGTTAAATTTAACCTGGATCCCGAAGCCCTTAGTGGAAATGTGTATCCTTTCCAGAAAACCTACTCTTTTGGTCTTAATGTAACACTTTAA